The genomic window GCGGATCGCCGAACCACCGGTGCCAGAGCCGCCAGAAGTTGAGGTTGCCGTAGGCGGAGCAGTCGTCGCCGCCCGAGGGGTCGGCGAGCACGGCCGCGTTGGGCTGGTAGGGCGTGTAGTTGTAGAGGTTCGCCGTGGCCTGGTTGCGGATGCGCACGGTCGTGGCCCCGCACGCGGCCTCGGGGTTGAACGGCACGTCGATGCGGCCGACCTGGAACCGCCGGTCGGGCTCGGCGGTGTACTGCCGGAACTGCCATCCGGCCCGGTAGACCTGGTTGAAGAAGCCGAAGTACTGCGCGTCGCAGTCGGCCGTGTCGGGGCAGCCGTACCCGGTGGCGCGCTCGTAGCCGCGCGCGCTCGGCCGGGTCAGCAGCGACTGCTCCTTCTGCAGGAGCACGAGGAACGTGCGCGGGCTGATCCCGCACGCGTCGGCCACCTCGGCGATGATGCGGCTCGCGGGCAGGTCGCGGCCGCCCTCGACGGCGTCGCAATGGCGTGGGCCGACCGCCGGCACGTCCGGGACGTCCTCGACGTACTCGTCGAGGCACGGGACGTCGTCGACCGGGCGGCACTCGCGCGATCCGAGGAACTCCTGGATCTCGGTCTCGGTCATCGCCGCGGCGTCGTAGAACGCGTCATCGCTGACGATGAAGCCCGGATCGAACCGATCGGTCGAGGGGATCCGGCGGTCGCCGGGCGAGGCGTCGCCGCGCTCGAAGTCGGCCGGACCGCTGCACGCCGTCACGGCGAGTGCCGCGAACGCCGCGAGTGCGGCCATCCAGGTGCGCGCCGTCGTCCCCATCGGGCCGAGGATAGCGGCATCGCGTGGTCCGCGGCTGGGAATCAGACGCGCTCGCGCGGCACGACCCGGTCGGCGAGCTTCGCGAGCGTGCCCTGCGGGGGCACCTCGTTGTACGCGTTCGCGAGCTCCTGCCCCGACAGGGCGTGGATCGCGGCCATGATCTCGTCGGTCGCGGCCCGGCGCGCGCGACCCGACTCGGGTCCGCCGTGCCGGCTGACGTCGATGGGCGTGCCGAAGCGCACGGTCACCGGGCGCACGCGGGGGAGCTTGGCGCCCACCGGCTGGATCTCCTGGGTGCCGACGAGGCCCACGGGCACGACGAGCGCGCCCGTGGTGAGCGCCAGCCAGGCGACGCCGGTGCGGCCCTTGTAGAGGCGCCCGTCGAGCGAGCGCGTGCCCTCGGGGTAGAGGGCGAAGGCGCTGCCGGCCTCGAGGATCCGCCGGCCCTGGTCGAGCGCGGCCTGGGCTGCCGCCCCGGCACCGCGCTCGACCCCGACCGCGCCGATCGCGGTGAAGAACGTGCGCGAGAACCAGCCGGAGAGGCCCGTGCCGGTGAAGTAGTGCGACTTGGCGAGGA from Agromyces aurantiacus includes these protein-coding regions:
- a CDS encoding lysophospholipid acyltransferase family protein → MSEIEADAVPAPPSKPGPVYGLVRGILRPLVRMIYRPTITGAENVPRHGAVILASNHLSFVDSIVIPLAAPRPVQFLAKSHYFTGTGLSGWFSRTFFTAIGAVGVERGAGAAAQAALDQGRRILEAGSAFALYPEGTRSLDGRLYKGRTGVAWLALTTGALVVPVGLVGTQEIQPVGAKLPRVRPVTVRFGTPIDVSRHGGPESGRARRAATDEIMAAIHALSGQELANAYNEVPPQGTLAKLADRVVPRERV